Proteins found in one Quercus robur chromosome 2, dhQueRobu3.1, whole genome shotgun sequence genomic segment:
- the LOC126712995 gene encoding EG45-like domain containing protein, which yields MYKIQLFIQSLFVVLTFELVYLSQFSHADVGTAAHYRTPYLPTACYGNDATQFPSSNLFASAGEGIWDNGAACGRQYLVRCISAAHPRTCIPGQTIQIRIVDRALSSVSRPSRHGATIVLSKTAFRMIARPSTSYINIEFQQV from the exons ATGTACAAGATTCAACTTTTCATTCAAAGCCTATTTGTAGTTTTGACATTTGAGCTTGTTTATCTCTCTCAATTCTCTCATGCTGATGTTGGCACAGCTGCCCACTACAGAACCCCATATTTAC CCACAGCCTGCTATGGAAACGATGCAACACAGTTTCCTTCGAGCAACCTGTTCGCGTCAGCCGGTGAGGGGATATGGGACAATGGTGCTGCATGTGGGAGGCAGTATTTGGTTCGGTGCATAAGCGCGGCTCACCCTAGAACTTGCATTCCAGGACAGACAATTCAAATAAGGATCGTTGATCGTGCACTTAGTTCAGTTTCTAGGCCTTCCCGGCATGGTGCTACCATTGTTCTTTCTAAAACTGCATTTAGGATGATTGCCAGACCTTCAACCTCATACATCAACATAGAATTCCAGCA GGTTTGA